One part of the Anopheles coustani chromosome 2, idAnoCousDA_361_x.2, whole genome shotgun sequence genome encodes these proteins:
- the LOC131266893 gene encoding serine/threonine-protein kinase Tor isoform X1, whose amino-acid sequence MSMIKVLQFVNGLKSRNKDVQNKAIQELSLYVKTELRETPDDMFFEDFNHYIFEMLTSSDNNEKKGGILAIDCLINGDVVNTTNKISRYSNNLRNLLPVSDVCVMELAAKVLVKLALLPGSNGASSFEFDIKRAFEWLSEDRAENKRQAAVLVLRELAVAMPTFFYQQVGSFFDHIFVAIKDPKAVIREGAGQALRAVLILTSQREGTKQSNNTQWHMNCYDQAFECLREVPVREKNLNRDDRIHGSLIVFNEILRCTHAAWEKKYMQLDSLNVNQRRSIRPQAQGEGFFPRIRVPFMQKLGGHSSGRHSGTVSYSSRYYDVVTDMKFFRQNNSVQESALYRALVKEKYDTICQTVLDQRSSKSPYVIQTLLAIFPRLAAFNREEFVRLHLRTVVSYLLTLLRSKEKERNAAFIALGYIAVAVEKDIEPYTKSIMELIGSALPPKDTQSKRKAPVDHSVFMCVMLLGHALRSSIKHEIKEIIAPMLSTGLSPGLIICLRELCETVPETQPEITSGLLKILYYVLMNRPLPQFVLPKSHSLVSPAGYMGNFEQQQLQSTQPGQAQVHDTATIVLALQTLGTFNFEGCSLLQFVQRCADHFLNSDQQEIRIEAVHTCTLLLKLALLANGNNGNDVSETLTRTLSSVLEKILVVGMSDDDPAVRLRVMKCLDESFDTQLAQPWFLNAMMNTLYDESFEMRELAIIIVGRLSVINPAYVMPTLRKTMVQLLTEMNHSGISRNKEQSARMLDHLIVSTPRLVASYMSPILNSLVPKLKEPDQNPGVVLNILRAIGDLAEVIGGYHILQKWTDELMQLLLDMLGDAGSTEKRAVALWTFGQLVSATGQVVVPYNKYPNLIDILINFLKTEQQLYVRRETIRVLGLLGALDPYKHKMNRGLIDSQTSNILISVPDTKNENDNTDLSTSQMLINMSTQLDEYYPAVVISTLMKILRDPTLSNHHLSVVQAITFTFTSLGIKGVPYLSQVLPCLLKNIVTAEMSLKEYLFQQLSTLISIVKQHIIGFMDDIFELIKTFWTMGGNGGQTNSTAAASLQPTIINLVEKIAIALGCEFKVYLPQLMPQILRVLLHDTSKDRMVTVKLLGALRNFGNNLDDFLHLIIPAIVKLFEPIDIPLNVAITALQTINYLAEVLDFTDFSSRILHPLVRVLDNYPELRPVALTTLCSIMIQLGRKFLVFVPLVNRVMLKHKIASVEYTKLLTKLQNNSTLALDDEFRIRQARNRNREISLPCDSTIKKFPVSMSDLETMFKANRRVSKDDWLEWLRRLSIILLKESKNPALRSCATLAQNYPQLLKDLFNAAFVSCWSDLSDKLKQDLAHSLTQALTVQDLPEITQTVLNLAEFMEHCESYPLKIDSKILGERAMECRAYAKALHYKEEEFHQTKEHHQSLFESLILINNKLQQKEAAEGLLEYAGRHRSSSEEMKVQVRWYEKLHSWEQARALYAEKLKANPTDLESRLGKMRCLEALGEWSALNDVTTENWDALGVEGQSKAGRLAAAAAWGLQDWEGMHRFVQCIPEDTQDGAFYRAVLAVHNRQYDLAQCLIDSTRDLLDTELTAMAGESYERAYGAMVCVQMLAELEEVIQYKLIPERRETIKSMWWDRLLGGQRLVEDWQRIIQVHSLVLSPKEDIRTWLKFASLCRKNGSLKLSEKTLVMLLEYDPMQKLNQALPIDKPHVTFAYTKHLHMAGYVKEAYDHLNRFVSSFVPHTGFAAASPGAPEELKDENRRLLARCYLKLGLWQSSAEGGMKDSQTINSVLSCYGRATKHDPNWYKAWHNWAYMNFEVVQTKKQQDEFTKNPGSAAERTMIKHYAVPAVRGFFQSINLSQGNSLQDTLRLLTLWFDHAQYEEVYEALVEGMRVIDKNTWLQVIPQLIARIDTPRNLVGQLIHYLLTEIGKTHPQALVYPLTVASKSAPGTRKQAAHKILTNMCEHSSTLVNQVLLISEELIRVAILWHEQWHEGLEEASRLYFGDHNVAGMLAILEPLHAMLQRGPQTLKESSFNQAYGRDLTEAQEWCKHYKNSRNIHDLNQAWDLYYHVFRRISRQLVQLTSLELQYVSPKLLACRNLELAVPGSYTPGQNLICIASIDPNLSIISSKQRPRKLTIRGSNGKNYMFLLKGHEDLRQDERVMQLFGLVNTLLLNDRDTFRRNLTIQRYAVIPLSTNSGLIGWVPNCDTLHKLIREYRDSKKTMLNIEHRIMLRMAPDYDHLTLMQKVEVFEHALEQTKGDDLAKLLWLKSPSSEVWFDRRTNYIRSLAVMSMVGYILGLGDRHPSNLMLDRLSGKILHIDFGDCFEVAMTREKFPEKIPFRLTRMLINAMEVTGIEGTYRRTCESVMHVLRRNKDSLMAVLEAFVYDPLLNWRLVEADRLRRSKNAGDMEGASGSMDDDSILSYNARRDARMNELNAGMMNMTVGGNGGGGQAQQQGTAINAAARGAVATVPVPNPDGVQATTSGGAVPAVGGGDVPDGNTAAQQNPVDVTNKKARAIVDRVKDKLTGKDFGKPEPVAVNRQIDLLIQQATSNENLCQCYIGWCPFW is encoded by the exons ATGTCGATGATAAAAGTGTTACAATTCGTGAACGGGCTCAAGTCCCGCAACAAGGATGTGCAGAACAAGGCTATCCAGGAGCTGTCGCTGTACGTGAAAACGGAGCTTCGTGAAACACCCGACGACATGTTCTTCGAGGATTTCAATCATTACATATTCGAAATGCTCACCAGCTCGGATAACAATGAGAAGAAAGGAGGAATTTTAGCTATCG ATTGTCTCATCAATGGTGATGTTGTGAATACGACGAACAAGATTTCTCGTTATTCGAATAATCTGCGCAACCTGCTACCCGTCAGCGATGTATGCGTTATGGAGCTGGCGGCAAAGGTCCTTGTGAAGCTAGCGTTGCTACCCGGTTCCAACGGGGCCAGTTCATTTGAGTTTGATATCAAGCGGGCATTCGAGTGGCTTTCGGAAGATCGAGCGGAAAACAAGCGACAGGCGGCTGTATTGGTACTGCGCGAGTTAGCGGTTGCCATGCCAACCTTTTTCTACCAGCAAGTGGGAAGCTTCTTCGATCACATTTTTGTTGCCATCAAGGACCCGAAGGCGGTCATTCGCGAAGGTGCCGGCCAGGCGTTGCGGGCAGTGTTGATTCTAACCTCCCAGCGGGAGGGTACCAAGCAGAGTAACAACACCCAGTGGCATATGAACTGTTACGATCAGGCCTTTGAGTGTTTGCGCGAGGTTCCGGTGCGCGAGAAAAACCTCAACCGGGACGACCGCATCCACGGGTCTCTTATCGTGTTCAACGAAATCCTGCGCTGTACGCATGCTGCGTGGGAAAAGAAATACATGCAGCTGGATAGCCTAAATGTAAACCAGAGGCGATCGATAAGACCACAGGCGCAAGGTGAAGGATTCTTTCCTCGTATTCGTGTGCCTTTTATGCAAAAACTTGGAGGACATTCATCCGGTAGACACTCGGGTACGGTCAGCTACAGTTCGCGCTACTACGATGTGGTGACCGATATGAAATTCTTCCGGCAAAACAACAGCGTTCAAGAGAGTGCGCTTTATCGTGCGCTCGTAAAGGAAAAGTATGACACCATATGCCAGACGGTACTCGACCAGCGAAGCTCGAAATCACCCTACGTTATTCAAACCTTGCTAGCTATCTTTCCCCGTTTGGCCGCGTTCAATCGAGAGGAATTCGTCCGTTTGCATTTGCGTACCGTTGTTAGCTATCTGCTGACGCTGCTGCGAAGCAAGGAAAAGGAACGCAATGCAGCCTTCATTGCTCTGGGCTACATTGCGGTGGCAGTAGAAAAGGACATTGAGCCCTACACCAAAAGTATCATGGAGCTGATTGGGAGTGCACTACCACCGAAAGACACGCAGAGCAAGAGAAAAGCTCCGGTAGACCATTCCGTGTTTATGTGCGTAATGCTTCTGGGGCATGCGCTTAGGAGCAGCATTAAACATGAGATTAAAGAAATCATAGCCCCAATGCTTTCGACTGGGCTGAGCCCGGGATTAATTATATGCCTGCGTGAACTGTGCGAAACCGTACCGGAAACGCAGCCGGAAATAACGTCTGGGCTCCTCAAGATCCTGTACTATGTATTGATGAATCGTCCGTTGCCGCAATTTGTTTTACCCAAGTCACACTCGCTCGTTTCCCCCGCCGGATACATGGGTAATttcgagcagcagcaactgcaGTCGACACAGCCGGGTCAAGCACAAGTCCACGATACGGCCACCATCGTTCTTGCACTGCAAACACTGGGGACGTTCAATTTCGAAGGCTGCAGTCTGTTGCAGTTCGTGCAGCGCTGCGCAGATCATTTTTTGAACAGTGATCAGCAGGAGATTCGCATCGAAGCAGTCCATACGTGCACGCTTTTATTGAAACTGGCGCTCCTAGCGAATGGAAATAATGGAAACGACGTTTCAGAAACGCTCACACGTACACTCAGTtcggtgttggaaaaaatccTCGTTGTTGGGATGTCGGACGACGATCCGGCCGTGCGTTTGCGGGTGATGAAATGCCTCGACGAAAGTTTTGACACGCAGCTCGCTCAACCGTGGTTCCTCAATGCGATGATGAATACGCTGTATGACGAGTCGTTCGAGATGCGCGAGCTGGCGATCATCATCGTCGGGAGACTGTCGGTGATCAATCCGGCCTACGTTATGCCCACGCTACGGAAAACCATGGTGCAGCTTCTAACGGAGATGAACCACTCGGGCATCAGCCGAAACAAAGAGCAGAGTGCGAGGATGTTGGATCACCTTATCGTTAGCACACCGCGATTGGTAGCTTCGTACATGAGTCCAATACTGAATTCTCTTGTACCGAAGTTAAAAGAACCCGATCAAAACCCGGGTGTGGTTTTGAACATCCTGCGTGCGATAGGCGACCTGGCCGAGGTGATCGGAGGGTATCATATTTTGCAAAAGTGGACCGACGAGTTGATGCAGCTCCTGCTGGACATGCTCGGTGATGCCGGTTCGACCGAGAAGCGGGCGGTAGCGCTGTGGACGTTCGGACAGCTGGTCAGCGCGACGGGTCAAGTGGTGGTGCCGTACAACAAGTACCCGAATCTAATCGACATCCTAATCAACTTCTTGAAAACCGAGCAGCAACTATACGTACGCCGGGAGACGATCCGTGTGCTAGGCTTACTCGGGGCACTCGATCCGTACAAGCACAAAATGAACCGCGGACTTATCGACAGtcaaacgagcaatattctcatCTCCGTGCCGGATACGAAAAACGAGAATGACAACACGGATCTCTCTACCTCGCAAATGTTGATCAACATGAGCACCCAGTTGGACGAGTACTATCCGGCGGTGGTGATCTCGACGCTAATGAAAATCTTACGTGACCCAACACTCTCCAATCATCACCTGAGCGTGGTGCAAGCGATCACATTCACCTTCACCAGTCTGGGAATCAAGGGAGTACCCTACTTATCGCAGGTTTTGCCTTgccttttgaaaaatatcgtCACGGCCGAGATGAGCCTCAAAGAGTACCTTTTCCAGCAGCTTTCGACATTAATTTCCATCGTAAAGCAGCACATAATAGGCTTCATGGATGATATTTTTGAACTCATCAAGACCTTCTGGACGATGGGAGGAAACGGTGGTCAGACAAATTCGACTGCCGCTGCATCACTGCAGCCCACGATCATTAATCTTGTGGAAAAGATCGCGATAGCCCTTGGGTGCGAATTTAAGGTGTACCTTCCTCAGCTAATGCCACAAATCCTCCGCGTGCTGCTTCACGATACCTCCAAGGATCGCATGGTCACAGTCAAGTTGCTCGGGGCGTTGCGGAACTTTGGCAACAACCTGGATGACTTCTTGCATCTGATCATTCCAGCGATAGTGAAACTGTTCGAACCGATCGACATCCCGCTGAATGTGGCCATCACGGCACTACAAACGATCAACTATCTGGCTGAGGTGCTCGACTTCACCGACTTTTCGTCGCGCATCCTGCATCCGTTGGTACGCGTTCTGGACAACTATCCCGAACTGCGCCCGGTCGCTCTTACAACGCTCTGCTCGATCATGATCCAGCTCGGACGCAAATTTCTGGTCTTTGTGCCGCTCGTTAACCGAGTGATGCTCAAGCACAAGATTGCCTCGGTGGAGTACACGAAGCTGCTAACGAAGCTGCAGAATAACAGCACGCTAGCGCTGGACGACGAGTTCCGCATACGGCAGGCGCGCAATAGAAACCGCGAGATTTCCTTGCCGTGCGATAGTACTATCAAAAAGTTCCCCGTTTCCATGTCCGACCTGGAAACGATGTTCAAGGCCAATCGGCGCGTCTCCAAGGACGACTGGTTGGAGTGGTTGCGCCGTTTGAGCATCATCCTGCTGAAGGAATCGAAAAACCCCGCCCTACGTTCGTGTGCTACACTTGCACAAAACTACCCGCAGCTGCTGAAGGACCTGTTCAACGCTGCATTCGTGTCCTGCTGGTCGGACCTCTCGGATAAGCTCAAGCAAGACCTGGCGCACAGCTTGACCCAGGCGCTGACGGTACAGGACCTGCCGGAGATAACGCAGACCGTGCTGAATCTGGCCGAATTTATGGAGCACTGTGAAAGCTACCCGCTCAAGATCGACTCGAAGATTCTGGGCGAGCGGGCGATGGAGTGTCGGGCGTATGCGAAAGCGCTGCACTACAAGGAAGAAGAGTTCCACCAGACGAAGGAGCACCACCAATCGCTGTTCGAGTCGCTGATCCTGATCAACAACAAGCTGCAGCAGAAGGAGGCCGCCGAGGGACTGCTGGAGTACGCCGGACGACACCGGTCGAGCTCGGAGGAGATGAAGGTGCAGGTCCGGTGGTACGAGAAGTTGCATAGCTGGGAGCAGGCGCGAGCACTGTATGCGGAAAAGTTGAAGGCGAATCCTACCGACCTGGAGTCTCGGCTGGGCAAAATGCGTTGCCTCGAGGCACTGGGCGAGTGGTCCGCCCTGAACGACGTCACGACAGAAAACTGGGACGCGCTGGGGGTGGAAGGGCAGAGTAAGGCAGGTCGGCTGGCCGCGGCGGCCGCATGGGGTCTTCAGGATTGGGAAGGAATGCATCGTTTCGTGCAGTGCATCCCCGAGGACACCCAGGATGGGGCGTTCTATCGTGCGGTGCTGGCCGTGCACAATCGACAGTACGACTTGGCACAGTGTTTGATCGATTCGACGCGCGACCTCCTCGACACGGAGCTCACGGCAATGGCAGGCGAGTCGTACGAACGAGCCTACGGTGCGATGGTGTGCGTGCAGATGCTGGCCGAGCTGGAGGAGGTGATCCAGTACAAGCTCATCCCGGAGCGGCGGGAAACGATTAAATCGATGTGGTGGGACCGGCTGCTCGGAGGCCAACGGCTCGTTGAAGATTGGCAGCGCATCATTCAGGTACACTCGCTGGTCCTCTCGCCCAAGGAGGACATCCGCACGTGGCTAAAGTTTGCTTCACTGTGTCGCAAAAACGGCTCGCTAAAGTTGTCCGAGAAGACACTCGTCATGCTGCTCGAATACGATCCGATGCAGAAGCTCAACCAAGCGCTGCCCATTGACAAACCGCACGTCACGTTCGCGTACACCAAGCACCTGCACATGGCAGGGTACGTGAAGGAAGCGTACGATCATCTCAACCGGTTCGTATCATCATTCGTGCCACACACGGGATTCGCGGCCGCTAGCCCAGGTGCTCCGGAGGAGCTGAAGGacgaaaatcgaagactgttGGCGCGCTGCTACCTCAAGCTGGGTCTCTGGCAGAGTAGCGCCGAGGGTGGAATGAAGGATTCGCAGACGATTAACAGCGTGCTGTCGTGCTATGGACGTGCGACCAAGCACGACCCGAACTGGTACAAGGCGTGGCACAACTGGGCGTACATGAACTTCGAAGTGGTGCAGACGAAAAAACAACAGGACGAGTTCACCAAAAACCCGGGCAGTGCGGCAGAGCGGACCATGATCAAACACTACGCCGTCCCGGCAGTGCGCGGCTTCTTCCAGTCGATCAACCTGTCGCAGGGCAACTCGCTGCAGGACACGCTCCGGCTGTTGACGCTTTGGTTTGACCATGCGCAGTACGAGGAAGTGTACGAAGCGCTCGTCGAGGGAATGCGGGTGATCGATAAGAATACCTGGTTGCAGGTGATCCCGCAGCTGATTGCCCGCATCGACACACCACGCAACCTTGTCGGTCAACTAATCCACTACCTGCTAACCGAGATTGGCAAAACGCACCCGCAGGCTCTGGTTTACCCGCTGACCGTGGCTTCCAAGTCGGCTCCCGGAACCCGTAAACAAGCGGCTCACAAAATCCTCACCAACATGTGCGAGCATTCATCGACGCTCGTCAACCAGGTGCTGCTTATCAGCGAAGAGCTCATCCGTGTTGCCATCCTATGGCACGAACAGTGGCACGAAGGGCTAGAGGAAGCATCTCGCCTGTACTTTGGTGACCACAATGTGGCGGGAATGTTGGCGATCCTCGAACCCCTGCACGCAATGCTCCAGCGGGGACCGCAGACTCTGAAGGAATCGTCGTTCAATCAGGCGTACGGGCGCGATCTAACGGAGGCGCAggaatggtgcaaacattacaAG aattcTCGAAACATCCATGATTTGAATCAAGCGTGGGATCTGTACTACCACGTCTTCCGGCGCATCTCCCGTCAACTGGTGCAACTGACCTCGCTCGAGCTGCAGTACGTCAGTCCGAAGCTGTTAGCGTGTCGCAACTTGGAGCTGGCCGTACCGGGCAGCTACACGCCGGGTCAGAATCTGATTTGTATTGCGAGCATCGATCCGAACCTCTCGATCATAAGCTCTAAGCAGCGTCCCCGCAAGCTTACCATTCGCGGTTCGAACGGTAAGAACTACATGTTCCTGCTGAAGGGTCACGAGGACTTACGCCAGGACGAACGCGTCATGCAGCTGTTCGGTTTGGTCAATACACTGCTGCTGAACGATCGAGATACGTTTCGTCGTAATCTCACCATCCAGCGGTACGCCGTCATTCCGCTCAGCACCAACTCGGGCCTGATCGGTTGGGTGCCGAACTGCGACACACTGCACAAGTTGATTCGAGAGTATCGTGATTCGAAGAAGACGATGCTCAACATCGAACACCGGATAATGCTGCGAATGGCACCGGACTACGATCATCTCACGCTAATGCAGAAAGTGGAAGTGTTTGAGCATGCGCTCGAGCAGACGAAGGGCGACGATCTGGCAAAGCTGCTGTGGCTCAAGAGCCCCTCGTCGGAGGTGTGGTTCGATCGGCGCACCAACTACATTCGCTCGCTAGCGGTGATGTCGATGGTTGGCTACATTCTCGGCCTTGGCGATCGCCACCCATCGAATCTGATGTTGGATCGGCTGAGTGGAAAAATTCTGCACATTGACTTTGGCGATTGTTTCGAG GTTGCGATGACGCGAGAAAAGTTCCCGGAGAAAATTCCCTTCCGTCTAACGCGCATGCTGATCAACGCGATGGAAGTGACGGGCATTGAGGGAACGTACCGGCGCACGTGCGAAAGCGTCATGCACGTGCTGAGACGTAACAAGGACAGTCTAATGGCGGTACTGGAAGCGTTCGTGTACGACCCGCTGCTGAACTGGCGACTGGTCGAGGCGGATCGCCTGCGCCGGTCGAAGAATGCAGGGGACATGGAAGGCGCATCGGGAAGCATGGATGACGACTCGATACTGAGCTATAATGCCCGACGCGACGCCCGGATGAATGAGCTGAATGCAGGTATGATGAACATGACCGTCGGTgggaatggtggtggtgggcagGCGCAACAACAGGGTACCGCAATCAATGCTGCGGCCAGAGGAGCCGTAGCTACCGTTCCGGTCCCCAACCCGGATGGTGTGCAGGCAACCACCAGTGGTGGTGCTGTCCCTGCGGTTGGCGGAGGAGACGTGCCGGATGGAAATACGGCAGCGCAGCAAAATCCGGTAGATGTGACGAACAAGAAAGCACGCGCGATCGTTGACCGGGTGAAGGATAAGTTGACTGGTAAAGACTTCGGCAAACCCGAACCAGTGGCCGTCAATCGGCAGATTGATCTGCTCATTCAGCAAGCTACAAGTAACGAAAACCTCTGCCAGTGCTACATTGGCTGGTGTCCTTTCTGGTAA